Part of the Usitatibacter palustris genome, GCGCAGTGCGACGAATGACGGATAGGCGCCTGCAGGAGCGGTCGCGGTGGCGACGGTGGGCGCGGGAGACTGCGCGTGGCTTACGGGCGCAACGACGGCCAGCGCGAGCAGGCCGGCGAGGAGCCGCGCTACGGTCATCGTTTCGCGGGCGCGGCCTCCAAGGGAACCTCGGCGTCGAGGTCGCCGGAATCGGTGCGCGCCGTGATGCGGACCTTCCCTTTCGGAGGCCGCATGAGGGCCACCTGCCAGCTCACCGTCTGGCCCGCCAGGAGGTACCGCGGCTGCTGCACGGTGGCGAGGATTTCCTTGTTCTCGTCGAGCACCGAGAGTTCGAGCACCTGGACGTGCGTATTGCCCGGGTTGGTCCCCGCGAGCGTGATCTTGCCGTCGGCACCGAAGCTTCCCTTCCACGTGGGCGCGAGCACGGACTTCACCTTCGGCGCGATGAACACCGGAATGCCGATGTTGAGCGCGACCTGCAGGCCCTGGAATCCGGGCTTGGGTGGACCCGGAACCTCGGTGATGAAGATGCGGAAGGTCTGCTGCACGTCGGTCGCGACGGCCTTGCGCAGGCCCACGCGCACGGTCTGGCTCCCGCCCGGCTGCAGCGTGAAGATCGGCGGCGTGGCAATGAGCTCCGTGCTGGGCGTGTAGACATCCTCGCCCGTGTTCTGCGTCCAGTTCACCGCGCGGAGCTGGACGACCACCGAATCGGTCGTCGATTCGTTCTTGACCGTGACCGGCGCGGTCGGGGCCGTGGGCGAAAGCTCGACGCGCACGGGGCTCACCTGGAAGGAGCCCGC contains:
- a CDS encoding fimbrial biogenesis chaperone — its product is MRIALPTALLALTLSATSAFAGSFQVSPVRVELSPTAPTAPVTVKNESTTDSVVVQLRAVNWTQNTGEDVYTPSTELIATPPIFTLQPGGSQTVRVGLRKAVATDVQQTFRIFITEVPGPPKPGFQGLQVALNIGIPVFIAPKVKSVLAPTWKGSFGADGKITLAGTNPGNTHVQVLELSVLDENKEILATVQQPRYLLAGQTVSWQVALMRPPKGKVRITARTDSGDLDAEVPLEAAPAKR